From the genome of Metabacillus dongyingensis:
AATCATAGCCTTTATATTATAGACATAGTTAATCGCCGATTGATTTAGTCCGCAATTGTTATCCGAAATTCATTATAAGGGAGAAATGCAAATGAACAAAACGTCTTATCATTAACGCACATCCAAAAGTAGACGAAGGATGCTTGTCATACAAGCAAGTGGATCCAACTATACAAATGATGATTGGTATACAGAAATTGAATACTCTCATAAATACCTGAAGTCAATGTTTAATTTCCTTGGTATTGAAGATTATCAAATCATCAGGGCACAAGGAACAGCATTACTAGAACCAAATAAAGTTTTACAAAAAGCATACAATGAAGTTGCTTCTAGATTAGCAGCTAAAGAAAAAATATTATAGCAATTGGACGTTCACTTCTTCCGAAATTAATACAAAACGGGAGTAAAGTATTTGCGATAACTCAGATGAACATTAAAGTAAAATAAACTTTTTTTCAGGAGGTAATGGAATTGGAACAACGAATTGATTATTACAATGTAGCACCAGAAGCAATTAAAATAATGATGGAAATGGAGAAGTATACGAAAACTACAGGTATAGGCCGTAAACTTCGTGAGCTTATCAAAATTCGGGCTTCTCAAATAAATGGTTGTGCATTTTGTATTAACATGCATACAGAAGATGCTAGAAAAATGGGAGAAACGGAGCAACGTTTATATTGTATTAGTGCTTGGAGAGAGTGCACATTTTACACAGATGCAGAAAAAGTAGCTCTTGAGTTGACAGAGTACGTGACTTTAATCCCTACAAAACATGTGCCAGATGAGCTTTATCAACGAGTACGTGAACATTATGACGAGAGACAATATATTGACCTTGTTCTAATAATTAATCAAATCAACAGTTGGAATAGAATTTCTATTTCAATGGGGAATATAGCAACTGAAAAATAATTACTTTCAACGAACATCTTATGATGTTCGTTTCAGATTTTAGACAAAAGGCATCCGAGTAAACCAGTTTGGATGAGGTAAGAAAATGAATTCCATCAGAGGACTATAACTTGACACTTACCTATTAGTAAGTTAATATTCGGATATGGAAAACAGAAAAAAACAAATCATAGATTTAGCAATAAAGTTAGTACAAAAAAAAGGATATGTAGGGTTCAGCTATGATGACATTTCTAAACAACTTGGCGTAACCAAGGCAAGTATTCATTATCATTTTGAAAAGAAGGAGGATTTAGGGGTTGCCATTACCGAACATCTTGCTACAAGCTTGCAAACCTTTTTATTGATTAATGCATCGGATTCGGTGGAAGAGAAGCTAAAGAAGTTCATTCTACAGGCTGAACGGTTCGCATGTACTGAAATTTGTCCAATTTCTTCATTGCAGACGGATTTTAATTCTTTACCAGATATCGTACAAAAAAAAATTGAGGAAGTCAGCAGATTAGAACTCTCGATAATGAAAGAACTTGTTGCAGAGGCCCAAACTGAAAAAATCTTAAACGATACTGATGACATACAATCTGTGGCGGTAACTATATTATCTAGTATTAAGGGAGCATTATTATACCGACGTGTTTTGGGCGATGATATCCTAGCCGGAGTAATAAACCAAATAAACCTTAACTTAAGAAAATCTTAAGATCAGTTTTTTCGGATTAAACTTACCTATTAGTAAATAAGTTCGTCTGTCACATGGACAGTCACCATGGTGCCTTTGACTTTGATGCCACCGATAGAGATAGCAGAACTTGTGTTTAAGATTTACTCGTGAATTTCGTACTGCTTCCTCCATGAAATTCGTTTACGGCAGGGAAACTTTGTTTCTTGCACAGCAAGATTTGCTGAAATTTTAAATCCATGAATCATGCCTTGGCGTTTAAATAACCTGATAAATACATTATTACAAATTCGGGATTCGGTTGTCACTTTTTTATATGCAATTGTAAGAAAAGGAGGTGAACAGCCAGCAAAAACGCAAACGGAATAATACAATTCGAGAAGAAAAAACCATCTTCTGTGTAATCAGGATTTATACAGTTTTGCTGAACGAATTCGATCGAACGTATTTTACCTGAGTGATTTAGTGTTTGGCATTAAGTAGCGTCCACCATTTCCGATAGGGAGTTGACTAGGAATGAATTTGAAAAAAAGTGCTTTAATATTAATTGGAAGTGCACTAGTAGTATCTGCTGGATTTTCCTTCTTCGGTTCGAATCAACAAGCCGACATAGCGAAGGCTCAAGGTACTATAACTAGTGAAAATTCGAATTCGTCTACTGACACTGCTATTTTTGCTGGCGGGTGTTTCTGGCATATGGAAGAGGCATTCGAAACGCTTAAAGGGGTTAAGAGTGTATATACCGGTTACACGGGAGGGACCGAGAAAAATCCAACCTATAATGAAGTCGGTTCCGGATCTACGGGACATGTCGAAGCAGTAGAAGTGCATTATGACCCTAATGTTGTTTCGTATGACGAGTTGCTTCAGACTTTCTGGCGTAACATCGATCCTACAGATGCAAACGGCCAATTTGGTGATCAAGGCACCCCTTATGAATCCGGTATTTTTTTCACAAACAATGAACAAAAAGAGGCTGCTGAAGCATCTGAAAAAGAGTTAGAAGATTCCAAGCGGTTTGATAAACCGATTGTAACGAAAATCGATGCGGCAACAACGTTTTACAAAGCCGAGTCTGAACATCAAAATTATTATGAAAAAAGTTCGTTGAGCTACCAAATAAGTGAGCTTATATCCGGGCGTGATGCATTTTTGGATGATGCTTGGGGGAAAGATCGCGAAGTGAAAATTAGTGACAAAAAAGCAACTAATAGTGTCAACCAAGCAACTTATGACGATTTTAACAAAGAAGAAAAGCTAAAGACGCTGACTGAACTCCAATATAACGTAACTCAGAACGCCATAGATGAGACGCCGTTTAAAAACGAATATTGGGATAATGAAGCAGAAGGTATTTACGTAGATATTGTTTCGGGCGAGCCTTTGTTCAGCTCCAAGGATAAATTTGATTCAGGTACGGGCTGGCCTAGTTTTACAAAGCCTATCGAAGGAGACTATGTTGTATTGAAAGAAGAAAGCGGGTTCCTTTTTTCGAAAACCACTGCTAGAAGCCGTAATGCTGATTCCTACTTGGGTGATGTGTTTAATGACGGACCGAAACCAACAGGACTGCGGTACTGCATTAATTCAGCGGCTTTGAAGTTTATTCCAAAAGATAAACTTGAAGAAAGTGGATATGGTGATTATTTAAAAGCTGTTTAATAAATAGTACCAGCAGTATCATTTACAGTTTCATGGTTAAAATATAATTGTTATCATTTGGATAATTTTAGAGGGGGTCGCGAATTGAAAACAAGTGATGATTTTAACAAAGAAGAAAAACTCAAGGCGCTGACTAAACTCCAATATAATGTTACTCAGAAGGGCGCAGATGAGTTGCCGTTTAATAACGAATATTGGAACAATGAAGAAGAAGGTATTTACGTTGATATTCTTTCGGGCGAGCCTTTGTTTAGTTCAAAGGATAAATATGATGCAGGCACGGGCTGGCCTAGTTTTACAAAGCCTATAGATGGAAACAATGTTGTATTGAAAAAGGAAAAAGGATTTTTTTCTAGGAAAACCGTAGCCAAAAGCCGGAATGCTGATTCCTACCTGGGCGATGTGTTCGATGATGGGCCAAACCCAAATGAACAGCGGTTTTGCATTAATTCAGCGGCTTTGAAGTTTATTCCGAAAAGTAATCTTGAAGAAAATGGTTATAGCGATTATACGAAGTTGTTTAAAAAATAGTACCTGCAGGATTATTTACAGTTTCATGATTAAAATATAACTGTAAACATGAGGAGATATAAAAATGAGAAGAGATTTTGTATATCACTTATATAATGTTGAACATGATAAATTTCTAGACCTGCTTTCAAAATGTTCTGAGGACAAGCGTATGGAAGGTTTTAACACCAGCCTTTATTGCATTTAGGGCATGTCCTTCGAGTTACTGAGTTTCAAGTGTTTGATCTTGCAGCACAGCCAACAACCCTTCCGCAAAAGTACCATGAACTATTC
Proteins encoded in this window:
- a CDS encoding TetR/AcrR family transcriptional regulator, whose amino-acid sequence is MENRKKQIIDLAIKLVQKKGYVGFSYDDISKQLGVTKASIHYHFEKKEDLGVAITEHLATSLQTFLLINASDSVEEKLKKFILQAERFACTEICPISSLQTDFNSLPDIVQKKIEEVSRLELSIMKELVAEAQTEKILNDTDDIQSVAVTILSSIKGALLYRRVLGDDILAGVINQINLNLRKS
- a CDS encoding carboxymuconolactone decarboxylase family protein — protein: MEQRIDYYNVAPEAIKIMMEMEKYTKTTGIGRKLRELIKIRASQINGCAFCINMHTEDARKMGETEQRLYCISAWRECTFYTDAEKVALELTEYVTLIPTKHVPDELYQRVREHYDERQYIDLVLIINQINSWNRISISMGNIATEK
- the msrB gene encoding peptide-methionine (R)-S-oxide reductase MsrB → MKTSDDFNKEEKLKALTKLQYNVTQKGADELPFNNEYWNNEEEGIYVDILSGEPLFSSKDKYDAGTGWPSFTKPIDGNNVVLKKEKGFFSRKTVAKSRNADSYLGDVFDDGPNPNEQRFCINSAALKFIPKSNLEENGYSDYTKLFKK
- the msrA gene encoding peptide-methionine (S)-S-oxide reductase MsrA, with the protein product MNLKKSALILIGSALVVSAGFSFFGSNQQADIAKAQGTITSENSNSSTDTAIFAGGCFWHMEEAFETLKGVKSVYTGYTGGTEKNPTYNEVGSGSTGHVEAVEVHYDPNVVSYDELLQTFWRNIDPTDANGQFGDQGTPYESGIFFTNNEQKEAAEASEKELEDSKRFDKPIVTKIDAATTFYKAESEHQNYYEKSSLSYQISELISGRDAFLDDAWGKDREVKISDKKATNSVNQATYDDFNKEEKLKTLTELQYNVTQNAIDETPFKNEYWDNEAEGIYVDIVSGEPLFSSKDKFDSGTGWPSFTKPIEGDYVVLKEESGFLFSKTTARSRNADSYLGDVFNDGPKPTGLRYCINSAALKFIPKDKLEESGYGDYLKAV